ACGGCTGCCGACGAGCAGCCGCAATTCAGATATCGTTTCCCGTTGGTTTAACAAGGCAACCCATTACCATCCCATGCGTTTTTTAAGTGAGGTAATTTGTTCAATATGGTGTTGACCATGCCAAGCATATCTTTGAGTTGCAGCGTCAAGACTCATTAGACCATGAGTTGGACTCGTAAATTTCCTTTATCGAGATACTTTTCCCTAATTTTTTGCCAGCATATGATGCCTCTCATGGTCAAATTTTTGTAGCAAAGGATAAGGAAAAAGGATGGTTCGCTTGGTTTAGATTTCATTAATAACTTTCAGGTCCATTTAACCTGCCCGTTACCACAACAGGCTACCGAGAAAATCTGCGGTAGCCTATTGTCGTATTTTTATTAAGCTATCAGTGTACCGTTAGTTCAATGCGAACATACGATCAAAAAATTGGTTATTGACGGGCATAATGGAGAAGTAACAACCGAAAAAATATATAGAAGCAGTCTTATCCTTCAACCAGGCTCATGTTATACTGCTTCTGACGTACTCTCTAAGGCAAGGATACGGACCACCAAAAATATGAGCCATGGTTACGATAAATTGGTGATGTTCCTCCAAAATTTTTGGGGAAATGCCAACGCGATTGGCTAGTAATTGTTGAACCGCTAATTCCCTTTCCGAACTTAGTGTGTTTAGCAACTCATTGTTTTGTGCGACCGTTCTGCTTATTTCCATTAAAGTCCGTGTTTCGACGCCTGATGACTGATATGCCAAATTCGAAAATTGAATGTCGAACTCCTCCAGCCGTCGCTTTAAGTGAAGAATCTCTTCTTGTCGTTGTACAGAAGCGTTTGACCTTTTAAATAGAAAAAGCTTCTTTACCTCTTTGGTTACGCTCTTAAAAAGCATGTCTAATTTCTCCTTCTTTCTCTTGACCGAAAAAAGGAAGCGAGGGAATAGAGCCCTAAAGTTTAAAGGTCCCATTTAATGTTTCTATCATTTTCTTTCTACGCTGACGAAGTTAGCTGACGGACTCGGGTCGAAAGTTAACCCTAACACTTAAAAAGTGTACTCACCCCAGAAAACTTGGTTCCCCCGCTTCTTTAATCCAAAGAATTAAGCGTAATATGATTCATTCTTACTTTATCAATATATCCCCAATACATATTTATAAACAATAGTAATATTTACTTATAATTTCTATGTCATTAGTCTCATACCGCCGCCACAAGGTTATGTATCCCCGTCTGGCTATCACAACTAATAGTTCAATTTTACTGCCCGTTACTTCAATAAACCAAAAAAGGAGCTGACGTTGAGCAAGCTCCCCCACTTTCTCCGTGTAAATACGTTCACATCCACCAGATTTAAAGCATCAAGTTGCATGTCTAATGACTGATCGATTGTTGATACCCTTGCGTAACCAATTTTCATTTGGTATCACAGCTCTTTTATGTTATTTATTACCTATTATTATTATAGAGTTCTTTTTTTGGAACGATGAGATCTTTCTATGCATTATTCTTATTTGTTCATAAAATGTCTAATAGTGATAAAACGAAAGAGGAACATTTGTGATACATGCTCCTCTACCTTAACATTTTAAATTGGCAACACTAATTCAAATGCAATCCAGCTCTCCATAAAAATGCACCCCTTTATACAGATCGCTATTGAGTGATGTTTTCTCAATGTCTATTTTAAGGGGTACACATCTCGAAGCCAGTGGTGAAATCATATTATTGGTAAATATCTATAATAATTAGCGATGGTAATACCTTTGGCGTATTCTCTGGTTTTGCCGCAAAAATAATTATGCATTGTTAGAGACTAGTCTTCAATCGGTTGGCCGGAAGCTTTCCGAAATTCATTGGCCAGCCGATGAAACCCGGCTTTTACCACATCATCATCTGTGGCTTTATAAGCTGCTTGCAATAATGCAATTCCTTTATTGGCGTCATCGGGCGAAAGCACATATGCTGGAAAAGTTTTTTCAATCTTAATTACAGCCACTTTATTGAGGAGTGGTTCAAAGGCATAGATCGTATTCGTATCAGGCATAATGTCTAATGTATGTGAGCCACCTTTTTTGCCGCCAACATACAAGTCAGGTAACCTTCGCATAGCATCCATATCAATGACCTCTGCCAACCCGGTAGATGATTCCGCAGCGAACAAAATACGATTTTTAAGATCAACCGTTATTTGGTCTTGTCCTGCAGTAGCATCAAACTTGGCAACTATGTTACCCGACGTTGCATCCACTGCAAACATCTGCTTGCCTTTTGTAGCGATCCAAAGGATTTTTTTAACTGAATCAAAATACAAACCTCTTAAAGGTTCTTTTTCTGGCAAGTCATATGTAAACATTTTGCCAATTGTATGTGTTTTTGGGTTAATGACTAAGACATTGTTATCCTCTGGTTGGTATAGCGTATTCGTCTCTGGTACATAAACTCCCAGATCTGGACCTACTTTGGGGGAATCTTTCAAATTCATGGTGGCTATAACTGAAAATGGACTTTGAGCCGAAATGAATGACATCGTATTACTCCCATTGTTGACTACAGCAACAGCATTTTCTTTAGAAATGTAATTTATGCTGTCCGGTGCTTTGCCTCCCGTAGGGACTTTCTTAACGATTGACCAATCTTTTTTCGATATGACTACAACAGCTTCGTCTTTCTCTGACGCAACAAAGATATAATCAGAATTATACGTCAAACCATTACCTACATTTACACCGTACACGGTTGCAGCCACTGTATTCGTGTCCGTATCAATCACAATAACGTTGTTGTTTCCTTTTTGGGAAAGGTAAACTTTGTGGAGTAAGGGATCAGCCGCCACAACATCTCCTGCACCTGGTTTTCCAGGTAAATCGATTGTTGTCACTAAGTTAAATTGAACGTCTGAAGCGGCTGATGCCACCGTAGGCACTAAAGCGATTCCCAGACAACAGAGAACCATTGAAGTTTGCTGAAAACGTTTGAATAAACTGTTTGAACTACCTCTACCCATAATTCCACTCATTCTCCACATACTCATTAGATCACCTCAACATTTAATTTTACTTACTTTGAAATAATTTCAAAATATGGCTATACTCAGGTTGACATATCAATCAGAACATAATGTTTGATATAATCGATACAAACGTATGTTTGGAGTGATTCACATGGCCATTAAAATACAATTCCAATGAAGTATGTTTATCTTGAAATTCCAAGGCATTCATTATTTCGTTATTAAGACTTACAAAGCAAGTTACCAATTTTCGGAAGTTAAAAGTGAGGGTCCACCGACGGAGAGCATTACTCTTCGAGCAGAGCAAATGGAATTTGAGTACACAGACATGAAGCCGGAACGACGGGAACAACCAATAAAATCAATATTGATCAGACGAAATACATTGCGAATTAATTCTGCGCTCTGATGTCAGGGAAGGGTAACCTTCAGGCCACTTCTTTTGGTATAAGAAATCAACTCCCTTCATAATGATACGTATTGTATCATACACCTCCTTTAAGAGCAATCTTTTTCACGACCAGAATTTTGTAAAGATGACTTATCTAATGTTATTGAAGTAACTATCCTGCCCGTTCGTCAACAAACGAAAAAGGAGCTGCCACGTAGCAAGCTCCTCAGCTATAGTTCTTCGTTAGTTGAATGATTCAATATGAAAGTAACTGTTTTAATCGCTTGTCTTACCATTAATATTCCAATAACCACCCGTTAATTTTGCATCCATAACTGGGAAAGATGTGCCAGCGACAACATTCCCACCCGCTAGGTGCACATAAACTTCCGTTTTTCCTTTGGCTTTCGTGTTACCACTTTTGTAATTATCCAAAGGGTGGTTTTTAACTATAAATTTTTCTACTTCCACTGTTTTTCCATATACATTTTCAGGGTTGTTTCCTGGGAGTGTCCAGTACATTGAATAAGGCAATGTTTTGACTAAATCTTTTGTTAGAACGTAAGTCCAAACAGAACCTTCATACGATAAAACTTTGTAACCTTCATTTTCTATATATGTCTTTGCGGTTTTTGCATTTTCCGTAAATTGCTGGTTTTCAGTGGCTCTACACCCAAATAAAAATGTAGTTATTATTAAGAAAGTTAAAAACAAAGCCGTTTTTCTCAAAGAAACCCTCCTTCAAATTATTATTTAATCCAATTTTAATGTGTTACTTGATTTTCTTATTCCCCTTGGTGTTCTCACGTTCTTTACCCTAAGTAACGAAAGCTCGCTAACTAATGTTGCAGTGGAACTATACTGCCCGTTAGCGTAGCAGGCTACCGTGATTAAATTTGCGGTAGCCTGCTGTGGTATTTTTATTGAGCTATCGATCCCCTATAGTTCAATCATAAAATATAGAGAATTCCTGATAAAACTCTAGATAGTGAAAGAAAAACAGTGTTGTATGCGCCTTCACTTTAACTATTATCTTTATATTGTCATCAATTCATTTAACATCCGATTTTACATTATTTACAAGTAGGAGTATTATTCAATTCATCAATTAAATACTGTTCCTAAATCGCTGAATCCTGATAAGGAACGGGGGAACCATTGACGATAACTTTTGGTTATCGTATGGGGTGAATCCATCAAGCAGATATTTATTTGCCTGGTGGTAGGGCAATCTCGTTGCCCTAATCCGTCAGCTAACCTCGTAAGCGTTGAATGAGAGAGGATGACCGCCATGATCAACTATCATTCACCACGGAGAGCCATGTGCTTCTGTGGTTTTTTTAATGCTAGATGCCAAATAATCGGATTCATAATCAAGACATTGGGATGGTCATGATTATTGGTTTGATTGAATTGCAGTACCATATGTTAAGTCAGAATCATTTCGCAACAGAACGTACCGTCTAACGAAAAGAGAGGTGATATATGTTTATGCTTACCTTGTATATCATAAGTTTTTGGGTAGGGCTGATTCTCA
The genomic region above belongs to Paenibacillus sp. GP183 and contains:
- a CDS encoding YncE family protein produces the protein MSGIMGRGSSNSLFKRFQQTSMVLCCLGIALVPTVASAASDVQFNLVTTIDLPGKPGAGDVVAADPLLHKVYLSQKGNNNVIVIDTDTNTVAATVYGVNVGNGLTYNSDYIFVASEKDEAVVVISKKDWSIVKKVPTGGKAPDSINYISKENAVAVVNNGSNTMSFISAQSPFSVIATMNLKDSPKVGPDLGVYVPETNTLYQPEDNNVLVINPKTHTIGKMFTYDLPEKEPLRGLYFDSVKKILWIATKGKQMFAVDATSGNIVAKFDATAGQDQITVDLKNRILFAAESSTGLAEVIDMDAMRRLPDLYVGGKKGGSHTLDIMPDTNTIYAFEPLLNKVAVIKIEKTFPAYVLSPDDANKGIALLQAAYKATDDDVVKAGFHRLANEFRKASGQPIED